The following coding sequences lie in one Deinococcus sp. YIM 134068 genomic window:
- a CDS encoding AMP-binding protein, which yields MFNPSAEAMPLPDLRALQLSRLQATVARLQERVPMYRQKFAEAGLTPDDLTSLDDLRRFPFTRKADLRDTYPFGLFSVPRSDLRRIHASSGTSGKPTVVGYDENDLAVFAEVVARSLYAAGARPGMLFHNAYGYGLFTGGLGTHAGGERLGLGVVPVSGGGTERQVSLIEDLEPEVIACTPSYALVLADALAARGHTPETISLRYAVLGAEPWSETMRREVEARLGVVATNIYGLSEIIGPGVSNEDAAERQGSYLWEDHFYPEVVDPATGEPVPDGEDGVLVLTSMTRTAMPLLRYWTGDITRLLPGGNATGRTMRRMDGIRGRSDDMLILRGVNVYPTQIEAALAHLADLRPHYQLVLSRTGTMDDLLLRIESAHQGAELRGEVVRLVKMMVGVSIACELCEPGSLPRSEGGKLRRVVDLRTAR from the coding sequence ATGTTCAACCCGTCCGCCGAGGCCATGCCGCTGCCCGACCTGCGCGCCCTGCAACTCTCCCGCTTGCAGGCGACGGTGGCCCGACTGCAAGAGCGGGTGCCGATGTACCGCCAGAAGTTCGCGGAGGCGGGCCTCACCCCGGATGATCTGACCTCGCTCGACGATCTGCGCCGCTTCCCCTTCACACGGAAGGCGGACCTGCGCGACACGTACCCCTTCGGGCTGTTCTCGGTACCCCGTTCGGACCTGCGCCGCATTCACGCCTCCAGCGGCACGAGCGGCAAGCCGACGGTCGTGGGCTACGACGAGAACGACCTTGCCGTGTTCGCGGAGGTGGTGGCGCGCAGCCTGTACGCGGCGGGGGCGAGGCCGGGGATGCTCTTTCACAACGCCTACGGCTACGGCCTGTTCACGGGCGGGCTGGGCACCCACGCGGGCGGCGAGCGGCTGGGGCTGGGGGTGGTGCCCGTGTCCGGCGGCGGGACCGAGCGCCAGGTGTCGCTGATCGAGGACCTGGAGCCGGAGGTCATCGCCTGCACGCCGAGCTACGCGCTCGTCCTCGCCGACGCGCTCGCCGCGCGGGGGCACACGCCGGAGACGATCAGCCTGCGCTACGCGGTGCTGGGGGCCGAGCCGTGGTCCGAGACGATGCGGCGCGAGGTGGAGGCCCGCCTCGGCGTGGTCGCCACGAACATCTACGGCCTGTCGGAGATCATCGGCCCCGGCGTGTCGAACGAGGACGCCGCCGAGCGGCAGGGCAGCTACCTGTGGGAGGACCACTTCTACCCCGAGGTTGTGGACCCGGCGACGGGCGAGCCGGTGCCCGACGGGGAGGACGGTGTGCTCGTCCTGACCTCCATGACCCGCACTGCCATGCCCCTGCTGCGTTACTGGACGGGCGACATCACCCGGCTGCTGCCCGGCGGGAACGCCACGGGCCGCACGATGCGGCGCATGGACGGCATCCGGGGCCGCAGCGACGACATGCTCATCCTGCGCGGCGTGAACGTGTACCCCACCCAGATCGAGGCGGCGCTCGCCCACCTCGCTGACCTGCGCCCCCACTATCAACTCGTCCTGTCGCGCACGGGGACGATGGACGACCTGCTGCTGCGAATTGAGAGCGCCCATCAGGGGGCCGAGTTGCGCGGGGAGGTCGTCCGCCTCGTCAAGATGATGGTCGGCGTTTCCATCGCCTGCGAGCTGTGCGAACCCGGCTCCCTGCCCCGGAGTGAGGGTGGGAAACTGCGGCGCGTGGTGGACCTGCGGACGGCGCGTTAG
- a CDS encoding substrate-binding domain-containing protein — MEPREAVTPHVRTWRERAGVGAGELARRAGLTRQALHRVETGAVEPGIHTALRLARALGVTVEALFELAPEEMLAEGADLTPGARVRLARVGERLLALPLGADDSLACAADGVTGPRHADGRWPVTRTGGDDLAARSLIVAGCDPSLRLLAAAVPEGAGRLLVRPLPTGEALSAVARGEAHAAAVHLWDARAGGLDHSALEAALGPLGATVYRLWTWTQGFIVAPGNPLAVRSAADLARRGVRLVNRPAGAGSRVLLDAWLAGAGISPTEVSGYDHPAASPVDVARSLQAGRADVGVGPQSVAAAHGLAFVPVQVEPVELVVPSLHAEHPALRAVLDAAASPALHAQLATLGGYDAAGAGRPTLVLPGRKSA, encoded by the coding sequence ATGGAACCGAGGGAGGCGGTCACACCCCACGTCCGCACCTGGCGGGAGCGGGCGGGTGTCGGGGCGGGCGAGCTGGCGCGGCGGGCGGGGCTGACGCGGCAGGCCCTTCACCGGGTCGAGACGGGGGCGGTGGAGCCGGGCATCCACACGGCGCTGCGGCTGGCGCGGGCGCTCGGCGTCACGGTGGAGGCGCTGTTCGAACTGGCCCCGGAGGAGATGCTGGCGGAGGGGGCGGACCTCACGCCGGGCGCGCGGGTGCGGCTGGCCCGCGTGGGGGAGCGGCTGCTGGCGCTGCCGCTGGGGGCGGACGACTCGCTCGCCTGCGCGGCGGACGGGGTGACAGGGCCACGGCACGCGGATGGCCGCTGGCCGGTCACGCGGACGGGGGGGGACGACCTCGCCGCGCGCTCGCTGATCGTCGCGGGGTGCGACCCCAGCCTGCGGCTGCTCGCGGCGGCGGTGCCGGAGGGGGCCGGGCGGCTGCTCGTGCGTCCCCTGCCCACCGGGGAGGCCCTGAGCGCCGTGGCACGCGGGGAGGCGCACGCCGCCGCCGTCCACCTCTGGGACGCGCGGGCGGGGGGGCTGGACCACTCGGCGCTGGAGGCCGCGCTCGGGCCGCTCGGGGCCACCGTCTACCGGCTGTGGACGTGGACCCAGGGCTTCATCGTCGCGCCCGGCAATCCGCTCGCCGTGCGGAGTGCCGCCGACCTCGCCCGGCGGGGCGTGCGCCTCGTGAACCGCCCAGCGGGCGCGGGGAGCCGGGTGCTGCTCGACGCCTGGCTCGCGGGGGCGGGCATCTCCCCCACGGAGGTGAGCGGCTACGACCACCCCGCCGCCTCGCCCGTGGACGTGGCGCGGTCTCTCCAGGCGGGCCGGGCGGATGTGGGAGTCGGCCCGCAGTCGGTGGCCGCCGCGCACGGGCTTGCTTTCGTGCCCGTTCAGGTCGAGCCGGTGGAACTCGTCGTCCCGAGCCTTCACGCGGAGCACCCCGCCCTGCGCGCGGTGCTGGACGCGGCGGCGTCCCCGGCCCTCCACGCCCAGCTCGCCACCCTGGGTGGGTACGACGCGGCGGGGGCGGGCCGCCCGACGCTGGTGCTGCCGGGGCGGAAGAGTGCGTGA
- the modA gene encoding molybdate ABC transporter substrate-binding protein — MRQTRPSLPSARRLTRALALLALLPLGTAGAADLTVFAASSLTDAFTEIGRAFDARTGHRTTFSFAGSQVLRTQLTQGARADVFASANAAQYEPLAESGLLEPGQVFARNRLTVITPAGNTAVRSLADLTRPGVRLVVAAPNVPVGDATRRAFDLIAASGTYGRDFAARARRNVVSEEPNVRQVALKVSLGEADAAVVYVSDVTPTLRPSVRTVALPTRFNPTVAYPIGIARNSPNADAARAFVSFVRSPEGQSVLRKWGFLSVR, encoded by the coding sequence GTGCGACAGACCCGTCCGTCTCTCCCCTCCGCCCGCAGGCTCACCCGTGCCCTCGCCCTCCTCGCCCTGCTGCCGCTCGGGACGGCGGGGGCGGCAGACCTCACCGTGTTCGCGGCGAGCAGCCTCACCGACGCCTTCACGGAGATCGGGCGGGCCTTCGACGCGCGGACGGGGCACCGGACGACCTTCAGCTTCGCCGGGTCGCAGGTGCTCCGCACGCAGCTCACGCAGGGGGCGCGGGCCGACGTGTTCGCCAGCGCGAACGCCGCCCAATATGAACCGCTGGCGGAATCGGGCCTGCTGGAGCCGGGACAGGTCTTCGCCCGCAACCGCCTCACCGTGATCACCCCCGCCGGGAACACGGCGGTGCGCTCCCTCGCCGACCTCACGCGGCCCGGCGTGCGGCTCGTGGTCGCCGCCCCGAACGTTCCGGTGGGCGACGCGACGCGGCGGGCCTTCGACCTCATCGCGGCGTCGGGCACCTACGGGCGGGACTTCGCGGCCCGCGCCCGGCGCAACGTCGTCAGCGAGGAGCCGAACGTGCGGCAGGTGGCCCTCAAGGTGAGCCTCGGTGAGGCGGATGCGGCGGTCGTGTACGTCAGCGACGTGACGCCCACCCTGCGCCCGAGCGTGCGGACGGTTGCCCTCCCTACCCGCTTCAACCCGACGGTGGCGTACCCCATCGGCATCGCCAGGAACAGCCCGAACGCCGACGCCGCCCGCGCCTTCGTGAGTTTCGTGCGCTCACCGGAGGGGCAGAGTGTGTTGCGGAAGTGGGGATTCCTGTCGGTTCGGTGA
- a CDS encoding ABC transporter permease gives MTRPPPSPVPVALSLLLAAFLLLPVAALLARGLNADFLPTLASPAVVDALRVSALTTGAALAVTLTLGTPVAYLLARRRFPGRDLLDTLLDLPMVLPPVVAGVALLLTFGRAGWLGRPLEVAGVSLAFTPAAVVLAQVFTSAPFYVRAAKAGFLAFDPDVEAAARVDGADAWATFTRVTLPLALPFLLEGAVLAWARSLGEFGATLLFAGSLPGRTRTVPLAIYGALESDLAPALVLSAGMVVLAFGVLFTLRVLAGRRSA, from the coding sequence ATGACCCGCCCGCCCCCCTCCCCCGTCCCGGTCGCGCTCAGCCTGCTCCTCGCCGCGTTCCTGCTCCTCCCGGTCGCGGCGCTGCTCGCCCGTGGACTCAATGCGGACTTCCTGCCCACGCTGGCCTCGCCCGCCGTGGTGGACGCGCTGCGGGTGAGTGCCCTCACGACGGGGGCGGCGCTGGCCGTGACGCTGACGCTCGGTACACCCGTCGCGTACCTGCTCGCGCGGCGGCGTTTTCCGGGGCGTGACCTCCTTGATACGCTGCTCGACCTGCCGATGGTGCTGCCGCCCGTCGTGGCGGGGGTGGCGCTGCTCCTCACCTTCGGGCGGGCGGGGTGGTTGGGGCGTCCGCTGGAGGTGGCGGGCGTCTCGCTGGCCTTTACCCCCGCCGCCGTGGTGCTCGCGCAGGTGTTCACGAGCGCGCCCTTCTACGTCCGCGCCGCGAAGGCGGGTTTCCTCGCCTTCGACCCCGACGTGGAGGCCGCCGCGCGGGTGGACGGGGCGGACGCCTGGGCGACTTTCACGCGCGTCACCCTGCCCCTCGCGCTGCCGTTCCTGCTGGAGGGCGCGGTCCTCGCCTGGGCGCGCTCGCTGGGGGAGTTCGGGGCCACCCTCCTGTTTGCCGGGAGCCTGCCGGGCCGCACCCGCACGGTGCCCCTCGCCATCTATGGGGCGCTCGAAAGCGACCTCGCCCCCGCCCTCGTCCTCAGCGCGGGAATGGTCGTCCTCGCCTTCGGCGTGCTGTTCACGTTGCGCGTGCTGGCGGGGCGGCGTTCAGCATAG